AGCCAGAACATCGCGTTCGTGCCCGGCCCCAGCCCCACCGGCTGGCAGATGTCCAAGCAGTCGCTCATGGCGTTGATGTCTGCTGTCGGCTAAGCAGTCCGGGCACCGAAGTGCCGCAATCCTGAGCGCCGTCGCGATCGCGGCGACGTTCGGGCTTTGCGCATGTGGTGCCGACCGCAACGAGAAGCCCGCACCGTCTGACCTGGCGTCTGACCTCGCGTCTGAAACGGTGGCCGAAGCTCCGCCGCCCGTCGTGCCCGCGCCGGCGCCGGTCGCACCTGTGGCGCCCCTTCCCCCGCCGACGGCGCTGTCCGACGTCTTGAACCGGATCGCCGATTCCGCCGTCCCCGGGGCGGAGAAGACCGCGCTGATCGAAGACGCCGCACCGACCGACGCCGCCGCGATGGACAAGTTCGGTGTCGCGCTGCGCCAGGCGGGCTACGACCCGGTGAGCTTCGAGGCCAGGGATCTGCGGTGGGTCCAGGGGTCGACGGACAGGGTGTCGGCGCTGGTGACGCTCAAGACCGAGAACCCCCAGGCCGGCGACTTCACGTATCCGATGGAGTTCACCCTGGCCGACGGCTCCTGGCAGCTGGCGCGTCGCACTGCCGACGAGCTGCTGGGTGAGAACTCCCCTGCGCCGAGCCGCAGTTCGGCTTCGCCTGCACCGCCCGCACCCGCGGAACCCCCGCGCTGACCGCGATTCCTCGGATGTGGATCGGCTGGCTCGAATTCGACTTGCTGCTCGGGGACGTGCGTTCGCTCAAGCAGAAGCGCTCGATCGTCCGCCCCCTGATCGCTGAACTGCAGCGCCGCTTCACGGTGTCGGCGGCCGAGACCGGGTCTCAGGATCTGTACCGGCGTGCGGTCATCGGCATGGCGGTGGTGGCGGCCGACCACGGACATCTGGTGGATGTGCTCGACGCCGCCGAGCGGCTGGTGGCGTCGCGCCCCGATGTGGAGCTGTTGTCCGTGCGGCGCGGTGTGCGGCGCAGCACCGACGATTAGATGCTCCCGCCGAGTTGACGCTTGCGGCGCAACGGCATTGGCGCAACGGCGCCCGGCGCCAATTTGCGCACGTTGATCAGAAATGCCGTATGGCCGCGCATCGTGTGTTGTGGACGCACCGCAAGCCCGACGACGTGCCACCCGCGCTGCAGGCTCTCCCACGCCCTGGGCTCGGTCCAGCATTTCTGTTCGCGCAACGCCTCGACCGTCCGGGACAGCTGCGTCACCGTCGCGACATAGATCATTAGCACGCCGCCTGGGACAAGCGCGTCGGCGACCGACTCCAGCACCTCCCACGGCGCCAGCATGTCGAGCACCACCCGGTCCACTTCCGGTCCCGAATAGTCGCTGAGGTCCGCGATCACCAGCTCCCAGTTGGCCGGGTGCTCGCCGAAGAACGTCGTGACGTTGCGCACTGCGTGCTCACCGTGGTCCTCGCGCACCTCGTAGGAGGTGACGTGCCCCTCGGGTCCGACGGCGCGAAGCAGCGAGCACGTGAGCGCACCCGAGCCGGCGCCGGCCTCGAGCACGCGTGCTCCGGGGAAGATGTCGCCCTCGTGGACGATCTGGGCGGCGTCCTTCGGGTAGACGACCTGTGCGCCGCGGGGCATCGACATCACGTAGTCGACCAGCAGCGGGCGCAGCACCAGGAACTGGTCGCCGTTGGTGGACTTGACCACGCTGCCCTCGGGCAGCCCGATCACGGAGTCGAGGGCGATGACTCCGCGGTGTGTGTGGAACTCCCCGCCGGGGGTCAACACCATCGTGTAGTGCCTGCCCTTCGCGTCGGTGAGCTGCACTCGATCACCGATGGCGAAGGGTCCGGTCCTGTTCACAGCAGTTCAGCCTGCCAGTCAACGCGCCGCGACGGGTGCGCGGGGTTGCCAAAATTTGTCGGGGTGTCGCCATACGCTGAGACCGTGACAGATACGCCGGATCCCGCCGCCGTCCGGCGTCCAGCGCTGTCGCCGTCCCGGGCCGCCGACTTCAAGCAGTGCCCGCTGCTCTATCGGTTCCGCGCGATCGACCGGTTGCCCGAACCGTCGTCGTCGGCCCAGGTGCGCGGGTCCGTCGTGCACGCCGCGTTGGAGCAGCTGTACGCGCTGCCCGCGGCCCAGCGCGGGCGCGCCACCGCGATGGCGCTGGTCGATCCGGCGTGGCAGCGGCTGGTGGCGGCACAGCCCGATCTCGCCGACGCCTTCGCACCGGAGCTGCGGGCCGTACTGCTCGACGAGGCACGCGCGCTGCTGTCGGGTTACTACCGCCTGGAGGATCCCACCCGCTTCGACCCACAGGGCTGTGAGCAGCGCGTCGAGGTGGAGCTCGAGGACGGCACCCTGCTGCGCGGCTACGTCGACCGGATCGACGTCGCCCCGACCGGGGAGCTGCGGATCGTCGACTACAAGACCGGTAAGGCGCCGCCGGAGGCGCGGGCGCTGGCCGAGTTCAAGGCGATGTTCCAGATGAAGTTCTATGCCGTCGCGCTGCTGCGGTCGCGCGGCGTGCTGCCCGCACGGCTGCGGTTGCTGTATCTCGAAGACGGCCAGGTGCTGGATTACACCCCCGATCTCGATGAGTTGGTGCGCTTCGAGAAGACGCTGATGGCGATCTGGACCGCCATCCAATCCGCCGGTGCCACAGGCGATTTCCGGCCGAACCCGTCACGGATGTGCGACTGGTGCGCACATCACGCGCATTGTCCCGTGTTCGGCGGCACACCACCGCCCTACCCGGGTTGGCCGACCGTTCCCGACGAGGGCTCCGGCGCGGAGGACGACGTCGTAATGCGCGCCTCGGAGACGGCTGCGTGATCGACTGTTACTACCGACGAATCGGCATCGACGGCGATTCGCAGATCTTCGATTCCACCGACGGAACGCGCAGTAACTGGGATCCCGAAATACAGCACGGCTCCCCTCCTCTCGCGTTGATGACCAAGCTGATCGAGGAAGCGACCGCGGACTCCGGGCTGCGCATCGCCAGGATGACGCTGGATGTTCTCGGCGCCATCCCGGTGACCCGTGTGCGGGTGCGCAGCTGGGTACAACGACCGGGTGCACGAATCTCCTTGTGGGCGGCCGAGATGTCGGCGGAGCGCGAGGACGGCACCGAGCGCGCGGTCGCGCGAGTCACTGCGTGGCTATTGGCCACCAGCGACACCTCCGATGTGGCGACCGACCGATATCCCCCACTCATCGAGGGTGAGGCGGTGTCGACACCGCACGGCTGGGCGGGCGCGAGGGGCTATCTGGAGACGGTCAGCTGGCGCCGCCAGCCCGACGCCGGCGAGACCGGGCACGTGGTCTGGCTCGACCCCCTTGTGCCGCTGGTGGATTCGGAACCGACGAGCGCTCTGCAGCGGCTGGCAATGGTGGTGGATTCGGCGAACGGTGCAGGCGCAGCGCTGGATCCCGAGCAGTTCATCTTCATGAACACCGACACCGCGGTGCACCTGCATCGGCTGCCAGAGGGTACCGATTTCGCGCTCCGCTCGCGCGCCTCGATCGGGCCCGACGGAATCGGCGTCACCACCGCCGAACTCTTCGACCGTCGCGGGTTCATCGGCACCTCGGCGCAGACGCTGCTCGTGATGCGGCGGCGCTAGCTCAGATCGAACACTTCGAGACAGTTGTCGTGGCAATAGGCCTGCATCGCATCGTCTTTCAGGGGTAGTTCGAGCGCATCGCCGGTTGCGCGATCCAAGCTCAACAAGGGAAAGTCCGACGCCCACATCACCTGCCGCTTGCCGCGAGTGTTCATGAAGTGGACGATCTCTGTCGGGATGTACTTCGGGGACCACCCTGATGTCATCAAATAGAAGTTCGGGTGTTTCTGCAGCAGCGCAAGGGTTTCCAGGTGCCACGGGTGCCCGATGTGAGTTCCGACCACCGTCAATTCAGGGAAGGCGAGCAGGATGTCGTCGAGAAGCGCAGGGTGCTGCAACTTCGCACTGCGCATGGGGCCCGGGAAACCGAGGTTCATGGTGATCGGAACACCAAGCTCGGCGCACTTGGCATAGATCGGGTAGTAAAGCGGGTGGTCGTAGGGCTCGCCGAACATCGCGGCCATGACGCGGATCGCGACGCACCCGTAATCTTTGACGGCACGATCGAGTTGTCGATACGCCCGTAGCCCGCCCATCGGATCGATCAACGCGCTGCCGTACAGACGGCCTTTGTGTTCGGTTGTGGCCGTAGCCATCTGTTCCAGGAAGGCATCGAAGATGTCGTCGGGCTGTCCGGCGGTGGCCTGGAACACGCCCCGCGGGCGGGTGTCGGGGTGCGACCAACTGTGCAAGGCCGAGATGATCGTCTTCTCGATACCGGCCGCGTCCATCATCGTCACTAATTCCGCCGCGCTGGTGCCCGGCCCCCGCGACTCTCCGCTCGTCTTGAACCATTTGTTGACGTTGCTGTTCAGGACCTCGTCGGCGAACTCATTGACGAGCTCGTCTTCGGTGAGCATCGGCATGTTCGACCAGCCGTCGATGAACTTCATGCTCAGAAGGCCCTTTCTGACCAGTCCACTGCGTGAGTCGGTAGTTGCGCGCCGCAGCGAAACCTCATGTCTTCTGATGCGAGCATCACTGCGGACAACATCAGAGCGATGCTGCGCGAACGTCTCTCGCCCTACAAGGTGCCGAGAGTGATCGTGTTCCTCGAGTCGCGCGACGAAGTTCCGATGACACC
The nucleotide sequence above comes from Mycolicibacterium moriokaense. Encoded proteins:
- a CDS encoding thioesterase family protein; this encodes MIDCYYRRIGIDGDSQIFDSTDGTRSNWDPEIQHGSPPLALMTKLIEEATADSGLRIARMTLDVLGAIPVTRVRVRSWVQRPGARISLWAAEMSAEREDGTERAVARVTAWLLATSDTSDVATDRYPPLIEGEAVSTPHGWAGARGYLETVSWRRQPDAGETGHVVWLDPLVPLVDSEPTSALQRLAMVVDSANGAGAALDPEQFIFMNTDTAVHLHRLPEGTDFALRSRASIGPDGIGVTTAELFDRRGFIGTSAQTLLVMRRR
- a CDS encoding tRNA (adenine-N1)-methyltransferase; its protein translation is MNRTGPFAIGDRVQLTDAKGRHYTMVLTPGGEFHTHRGVIALDSVIGLPEGSVVKSTNGDQFLVLRPLLVDYVMSMPRGAQVVYPKDAAQIVHEGDIFPGARVLEAGAGSGALTCSLLRAVGPEGHVTSYEVREDHGEHAVRNVTTFFGEHPANWELVIADLSDYSGPEVDRVVLDMLAPWEVLESVADALVPGGVLMIYVATVTQLSRTVEALREQKCWTEPRAWESLQRGWHVVGLAVRPQHTMRGHTAFLINVRKLAPGAVAPMPLRRKRQLGGSI
- a CDS encoding RecB family exonuclease, whose product is MTDTPDPAAVRRPALSPSRAADFKQCPLLYRFRAIDRLPEPSSSAQVRGSVVHAALEQLYALPAAQRGRATAMALVDPAWQRLVAAQPDLADAFAPELRAVLLDEARALLSGYYRLEDPTRFDPQGCEQRVEVELEDGTLLRGYVDRIDVAPTGELRIVDYKTGKAPPEARALAEFKAMFQMKFYAVALLRSRGVLPARLRLLYLEDGQVLDYTPDLDELVRFEKTLMAIWTAIQSAGATGDFRPNPSRMCDWCAHHAHCPVFGGTPPPYPGWPTVPDEGSGAEDDVVMRASETAA
- a CDS encoding DUF503 domain-containing protein, encoding MWIGWLEFDLLLGDVRSLKQKRSIVRPLIAELQRRFTVSAAETGSQDLYRRAVIGMAVVAADHGHLVDVLDAAERLVASRPDVELLSVRRGVRRSTDD
- a CDS encoding amidohydrolase family protein; translation: MKFIDGWSNMPMLTEDELVNEFADEVLNSNVNKWFKTSGESRGPGTSAAELVTMMDAAGIEKTIISALHSWSHPDTRPRGVFQATAGQPDDIFDAFLEQMATATTEHKGRLYGSALIDPMGGLRAYRQLDRAVKDYGCVAIRVMAAMFGEPYDHPLYYPIYAKCAELGVPITMNLGFPGPMRSAKLQHPALLDDILLAFPELTVVGTHIGHPWHLETLALLQKHPNFYLMTSGWSPKYIPTEIVHFMNTRGKRQVMWASDFPLLSLDRATGDALELPLKDDAMQAYCHDNCLEVFDLS